ACCTTCACGCTCTCGATCCGGCTCGGGGGGGGCGAGGAATGAACGACCTGCTCGCGCCGCTGCGCGGCTACCTCGCCTCGCGCTCGCCGCGGGAGCGCTGGCTTCTGGTCGCCGGCGCCTGCGCGCTGGCGCTGGTGATCGTGTACGCCGGGCTCGTGGTTCCGCTCGACGATCGCTCGCGCGAGGCGGACCGGCGCGTCGCGCAGCTCGAGCTCGAGCTGATCCGGGCGATCGGCATTGCCGGCGAGATGCGCGCGCTGCAGGGCGAGCTCGCGAGCGTCGAGAGTCGGATCCAGCCCGGTTCCGACACGAACCTGATCGCGCTGCTCTCCACGCTCGCGGCCGACGCCCGAATCTCGCAGGAGCAGCTGGAGTCGATCGAGCCCCGGCAGCCGTCGACCAACGCGAAGTACCCGGAGACGCGAGCGGAGGTGCGCCTGAAGGGTGCGTCGCTCGAGCAGACGGTCGAGTTCCTGCACAAGATCGAGACCTCGGGCTCGCACCTGATCGTGCGCTCGCTGAAGATCCGCGCCCGCGGAGACGGCGCGAGCGGCGGCGTGCTGGACGTGAGCTTCTCGGTCTCGAGCTTCGAACGCGCCTAGGGGATCCGCGTTGAGGTCGCGATGGCTGCGCGGATTTGCGCTGGCTGCGGCGGGCCTTGCGATCGCGATCTGGCTGGCGCCGGCGCTCTTGCTGCGTCCGGTCTGCACGCGCCTCCTCGCATCCTCCGGGATCTCGATCGAGCTCGACGGCGTGCGCCCGGCATGGCCCTGGGGAGCGGCGGTCGAGCGGGCCCGCGTCGTACGGGGCGCATCTGCGCTCGAGTTCGCGGCCTTACGCGCGCGGCTGTTTCCGTCGGGGCTTCGCGCGGAAGCGCAGGTCGGTGCAGGATCGCTGCTCCTTTCGACGCGAGGGATCCGGCTTCGCGGCGGCGTGCTGCGCGCGCAGTCGTTCCCGCTCGACCGGCTGGTCGACCTCGCGCCGTCCTTCGGCTTGCGCGGAACCGCCGACGGCGTGTACCGCTTCGGCGACCGCGAGGCGCTCGAGCTCACGCTCTCGCGCGGGGCGCTGCGGCTTCGCGCCCCGGTGGCCTTCGAGCTCGCGTTCGCGCAGCTCGTCGTCGCGGCGGTTCGCGAGCGCGACGGCGGCTGGCGCGTCGAGCTCGCAGACATCTCCGGCCCGCCGCTCTCGGCCCGAGCCACAGGAAGGATCGGCCCGGAAGGCGGGCTCGCGTTCGACGTCGAGGTCACGCGGCTCGAGGAGCCGGCGCGCGAAGCCTTCGCCATGGCCGGGCTCCCGACTGGACCGACGCCGTTCCGCGCGAGGATCGGGGGAACGCTCGAGGCACCGATCTTCTCGCCGCTCGCCCGCTAGGCCGCGCGCCCGACCCGCGCGTCTTTCGATTGCGCGAGGCGCCGGGTAGAGTGCAGGCGTGGATTCCATGTGGGGCATGAAGCTCCCCGACATCGAGCGCTGGTCTGCGCAGGTGCTCGTGGTGCGCGGACAGAATCCCGGCCCGTTCACCGGGCCGGGGACGAACAGCTATCTGGTCGGGCGCGGCTCGCGTCCGCTCCTGATCGATCCCGGATCGGGCCATGCCGGTTACCTGACGCTGCTCGAGCAGGCGCTCGCGAGCGACTTCGCGGGCGCAGCTCCCGCGGAGATC
This portion of the Deltaproteobacteria bacterium genome encodes:
- a CDS encoding type II secretion system protein M, with the translated sequence MNDLLAPLRGYLASRSPRERWLLVAGACALALVIVYAGLVVPLDDRSREADRRVAQLELELIRAIGIAGEMRALQGELASVESRIQPGSDTNLIALLSTLAADARISQEQLESIEPRQPSTNAKYPETRAEVRLKGASLEQTVEFLHKIETSGSHLIVRSLKIRARGDGASGGVLDVSFSVSSFERA